In the Magnolia sinica isolate HGM2019 chromosome 15, MsV1, whole genome shotgun sequence genome, one interval contains:
- the LOC131227841 gene encoding GPI mannosyltransferase 1-like isoform X2: protein MAWVEFRSLLLISALFRVLLIFYGEWQDSHMEVRYTDIDYVVFSDAASLVASGKSPYDRSTYRYSPLLAFLLVPNSIFHPSWGKFVFSASDLLVGLFMHTILKLRRVPEKLRLYTVAAWLFNPFTFTIGTRGNCEPIVCAMVLWVIISLMNGNILEAAFWYGLLVHFRIYPIIYSLPIILVLEPRYFRSGQKPTLGNWSLGQQKLSEGSNIKTVNPPKAFRRLLCYPWIFFKSMLTRERILFGFISGAVFFSWTALFFYLYGWEFLNEALLYHLTRTDPRHNFSIYFYHIYLHHEHGFSVVEKLISFLPQLMVQLVLSFSFAQDLPFCLFVQTVAFVAFNKRLGWMAIEKMETLTDMIIDLRIPCKHLK from the exons ATGGCTTGGGTCGAGTTCCGCTCTCTCCTCCTAATTTCTGCTCTCTTTCGCGTTCTCCTAATATTCTACGGAGAATGGCAAGATAGCCACATGGAGGTCCGATACACCGATATCGACTACGTCGTCTTCTCTGATGCCGCTTCTCTCGTTGCCTCAGGAAAATCCCCCTACGACCGCTCCACGTATCGATACTCGCCACTCCTTGCGTTCCTGCTCGTGCCCAATTCAATATTCCATCCCTCATGGGGGAAATTCGTCTTCTCCGCTTCCG ATTTGCTCGTGGGTTTGTTTATGCATACCATCTTGAAGCTACGTCGTGTTCCTGAGAAGCTACGACTTTATACAGTGGCAGCTTGGCTCTTCAATCCATTCACCTTCACTATTGGCACCCGAGGAAACTGTGAGCCTATAGTCTGTGCCATGGTTCTGTGGGTCATAATTTCTCTTATGAATG GTAACATATTGGAAGCAGCATTTTGGTATGGGCTTCTCGTCCATTTTAGAATCTATCCCATCATCTATTCTCTTCCTATCATCTTAGTTCTTGAACCCCGTTACTTCCGATCTGGTCAGAAGCCGACCCTTGGGAATTGGAGTCTTGGACAACAAAAATTATCCGAAGGTTCAAATATAAAAACAGTTAATCCACCAAAGGCATTCAGGAGGCTGTTATGTTATCCATGGATTTTTTTCAAAAGCATGTTAACAAGGGAAAGAATACTGTTTGGGTTCATCTCTGGGGCTGTCTTCTTCTCTTGGACTGCTTTATTCTTCTATCTCTATGGATGGGAGTTCTTGAATGAGGCGTTGCTATATCATCTAACACGTACTGATCCAAGGCATAACTTCTCGATCTATTTCTACCACATCTATCTTCATCATGAACACGGATTCTCAGTGGTTGAGAAGCTCATCTCTTTCTTGCCTCAGCTGATGGTGCAGCTGGTTCTCTCCTTCAGTTTTGCGCAAGACCTCCCATTCTGTCTTTTTGTGCAGACAGTCGCATTCGTGGCATTCAATAAG CGACTTGGATGGATGGCCATAGAAAAAATGGAAACGCTGACGGACATGATAATTGATCTTCGAATACCCTGCAAGCACCTCAAGTAA
- the LOC131227841 gene encoding GPI mannosyltransferase 1-like isoform X3 produces MAWVEFRSLLLISALFRVLLIFYGEWQDSHMEVRYTDIDYVVFSDAASLVASGKSPYDRSTYRYSPLLAFLLVPNSIFHPSWGKFVFSASDLLVGLFMHTILKLRRVPEKLRLYTVAAWLFNPFTFTIGTRGNCEPIVCAMVLWVIISLMNGNILEAAFWYGLLVHFRIYPIIYSLPIILVLEPRYFRSGQKPTLGNWSLGQQKLSEGSNIKTVNPPKAFRRLLCYPWIFFKSMLTRERILFGFISGAVFFSWTALFFYLYGWEFLNEALLYHLTRTDPRHNFSIYFYHIYLHHEHGFSVVEKLISFLPQLMVQLVLSFSFAQDLPFCLFVQTVAFVAFNKFVSIDRSSQRSTLYGSSVCCL; encoded by the exons ATGGCTTGGGTCGAGTTCCGCTCTCTCCTCCTAATTTCTGCTCTCTTTCGCGTTCTCCTAATATTCTACGGAGAATGGCAAGATAGCCACATGGAGGTCCGATACACCGATATCGACTACGTCGTCTTCTCTGATGCCGCTTCTCTCGTTGCCTCAGGAAAATCCCCCTACGACCGCTCCACGTATCGATACTCGCCACTCCTTGCGTTCCTGCTCGTGCCCAATTCAATATTCCATCCCTCATGGGGGAAATTCGTCTTCTCCGCTTCCG ATTTGCTCGTGGGTTTGTTTATGCATACCATCTTGAAGCTACGTCGTGTTCCTGAGAAGCTACGACTTTATACAGTGGCAGCTTGGCTCTTCAATCCATTCACCTTCACTATTGGCACCCGAGGAAACTGTGAGCCTATAGTCTGTGCCATGGTTCTGTGGGTCATAATTTCTCTTATGAATG GTAACATATTGGAAGCAGCATTTTGGTATGGGCTTCTCGTCCATTTTAGAATCTATCCCATCATCTATTCTCTTCCTATCATCTTAGTTCTTGAACCCCGTTACTTCCGATCTGGTCAGAAGCCGACCCTTGGGAATTGGAGTCTTGGACAACAAAAATTATCCGAAGGTTCAAATATAAAAACAGTTAATCCACCAAAGGCATTCAGGAGGCTGTTATGTTATCCATGGATTTTTTTCAAAAGCATGTTAACAAGGGAAAGAATACTGTTTGGGTTCATCTCTGGGGCTGTCTTCTTCTCTTGGACTGCTTTATTCTTCTATCTCTATGGATGGGAGTTCTTGAATGAGGCGTTGCTATATCATCTAACACGTACTGATCCAAGGCATAACTTCTCGATCTATTTCTACCACATCTATCTTCATCATGAACACGGATTCTCAGTGGTTGAGAAGCTCATCTCTTTCTTGCCTCAGCTGATGGTGCAGCTGGTTCTCTCCTTCAGTTTTGCGCAAGACCTCCCATTCTGTCTTTTTGTGCAGACAGTCGCATTCGTGGCATTCAATAAG